AGTCATCTAGCTAGAAAGGTACAGAGTAATTAAATAAGTATAAAAAAATCTGTTGACCTGAAAAATGCTGTAGGTCATATGACTGATGCGGATGACGTTGTCAAGGGAGTTACTGAGCATGTGTCGGAACCTGGCATGACAAAAAGTTAGTTTTCTCCATCCATTAATTCAGTTAATGAAgcttaaataaaatattgacaCTTAATAATGAAAATATAAAGATGCATTCTTGTCATGTTCTCGAAAagccaatcgcaaggcacacagagacaaacaaccattctcaCCCGCACTCACACCCAggtgcaatttggagtgctcaatcggcctagtaagcatgtttttgggatgtgggaggaaaccggagtgctcagagaaaacccacgcgggcatggGGAaatcatgcaaactccacacagggagagccggaggtggaattgaacccgcaccctcctaactgtgaggcggacatgctaaccagtgcgccaccaagccgacccgcaccctcctaactgtgaggcggacgtgctaaccattgCGCCGCCGAGCCGCCCCTATACTTCCATCCATTTTGTATACCGCTTGtctccacgggggtcgcgggcgtgctggagcctatccccgcagtaatcgggcagtaggcgggggacaccctgaaccggttgccagccaatcgcagggcacacagagacgaacaaccatccacactcgcactcacacctaggggcaattaggagtgctcaattggcctaccaagcattttttggggatgtgggaggaaaccggaatgcccacagaaaacccacgtgggtacggggagaacatgcaaactccacacagggagagccggaggtggaatcgaacccacaccctcctaactgtgaggcggacatgctaaccagtgcgccactaaGCCGCCCGCCCCTATAGgcaatatatattataaaattagAGCCATATAATACCTCACCATAAGGATGAAAATGTATCAAATGTACAAGTTGTGTAAAGTAATAGTAGAATGCTAATAAaggctttcaaaaaaaaaaaacccacgacATTGTGGAGTggattaaaacacacacacacacacaaacaggtaTCAGACCGCTCAGAAGCAAACATCAACACCACCCGGTGAGCAAAGAATGGGCGTCCGTCCACTATGAACGTAACATCAGACATCTAATGGTTGTTCAGGAAATGAATATCTGTGGACAAAGGCAATATTTAATCCTTAGTTAAATTCTAATAATAATCATGCAGTGTGGCGGTACCAAGTTGTGTTGACTGTGTGATCTATTGGTGGGATGGCAGGAATAGCAGAAAAGTTGTAACAATATGAAAGAACTAATGCCAACCTTTTGGTTTTGACATAGTCCTGGAGATTGAAGTCAGACAGTTAGACTGAGAagtcaaataaaatatatacagtgttttggggtgtttaaTAACGGAGGATGAAATAATACGCATCTCTCTGTCCTGTGTACCTTGCTGTTTTCAAGCATGTTGAATATGAGTGGAATGCCCTCTGACACCAGTTCGGGGGTGTCGTCTTCGCTTTTTATAGAGCGGAATTCTGTAAGGAGGGAGATGATGACTTCATCTTGGAACAGTTGCTGAGCTCTGCGGAGAGACTCCAGCCAGATGTGACGCCTCCAGGCCACACCTGGGAAAATATGGCACGTGAATAGTTTATGATCCTTTAAATGTGGTTCAGTAAGTATTTTTAGGTGACCATTTTATGATTTTCTGAAACACACATTATATATTTAAATCAAAATGATAATAGGTTGCGATTGAGACTTGCCCattacacacacaaactgaGATTTTTCCTTGAACTGTAGATTCATTTTATTTGTTAGACGTTTTGCTTTTTGAAATAAATTTTGGTCATGCTTCCACATTTTTTTAAGTCAACTGCGAGCAGACAATGTATCTACATGCAAACAGCAAAATATGCTGACAAGGTGGACAATAGCAGGATGGACATTTTTGCTAAATGTTACGATATATTTATGACATGGTGAACCTATATGAGGTTATAGTGTACAgtttaatatatttaaaatttatGTAAGGTTTTGTAGCATCTCCACTTGTAGCAAGTCCACTCTGGCAGAGTGGACATGTTAAGACAAAATCCAATTGCACTTATTAAAATGAAGAAATTTCTAAAACATAGGTGTGAATATTTATTATGCAACGACCTATTGTTTCAGCTTCAATTGATGAAAGACAAAATGCTAGTTGCAActaactgaaaaaaaatcaggtgTCTTAACCTCACAATCACAGGGTGGGCAGCATTTTCAGGTAGACAAAATGTTAGTTCTAAACATGAAAGGAGAATAAACAATCCAACTGTCTTATTTCATCAAATAGCTCTTTGTGCACAGTAAAcgcatgttgttgttgtttttaaaaacagTATTATTAATCCCTTGTTAATCACTCCTTAGTTGGCGAAATATGGGGACATGCCAAAATGATGTACACTCAATGAGAAATCATGGTATGAATCATAAGAAACACATTTCAAGGGACTTATTTTCATTACTGTTTTACATTATTACTTAACATTTCTTATTGTACTGATATTTACATTATTACTTAACATTTCCTATTGTACTGACATATGTGCAAACATTTGTCTACTCACAATGAGATCTCAAAGTTTCATTATTCTGCTGTTGATGACAGAGTGAATCTCATCAGCGTACCAAAGGCACTTGAGAGTTACGCTGACCCATTTACTTTTGGATTGAACAAACTATTTTGGAGATCATTGTCTAGAGGGTGTACTTGGACGTTTTATAAAGATTCCAGGACAAATTAGTGAAAGTTAATTTACAGGAAATAAATACCAAAAAAAGGGTTTGTTTCATGTGCTCACCCATCTCTCGTAGCTCCATGGTAATGTCCAGGTAACCGTGCTCAGCACTGTAGTATGCTGCTTGCTGAAGGGCTTTCATCTTGGCCTTGCAAAGCTTTGGAGTGGTGTTTGAGCAGTCGAAATCAGGAGACCGCATTGGAATTTGTGTGTTCTCCACTCCTTCGGCTAGGATCTCCTCCAGAAAAAGGATGTCCTCCTTCCTTTACTGCGGTTGAAGCAGCAGTGTTCTCAAAACATTTGTAGACAAATCCAGGAAGTTGATATGATGTGTCGTGGAGTGAATCATGTGTGGTGTATTGCCTATAGTTGTGTGTCAGCCATGTGATTGTAAAATTTAAATCATACGTATGTCCATGTCAATGAAAGGTTAAAAAAGATAAATGTCTCACTGGTGTCCATGTGCAGCTGCATAACTGAAGCAGTTCATGTCCTCAAACAGTGGTGACGTTAAAGAGCGCCCATGATGCACTTTGAGCATCCATGGGTGAGCAGTAAGCTCACCATCTGATAGTAACCTATAATAGCAATATCTAACAATCAGGCCCAAACTAAGCAGTTTCTACCTAAACATTAAACATTTGTTAACATAAAAATTAGATCATCACATACATGATGCTGTTTTCACCAGCCAGTACATATAATTAACAATTAATCGTGAACCCattgattattattaataatcaatttattgttttgatgaattgtttttcatttaaaatgaaatCTTACTGTGagattacagagaaccatctaaccctctttttgtaaaactgaatgcactgaaatacaatgatctagtcgattttaaaaccatccaactcatgtacaaaataaaaaataatcaattaccaaacagtatccagaggttctttgagtggagggaaagtacctatgatttaagaggaacacttatgtttaaaagagatttggtgagaacaactttaaagttgcattgtataacagttaaaggtgtggaattatggaacgccagcagtgacgaactaaagaat
This genomic window from Syngnathus scovelli strain Florida chromosome 4, RoL_Ssco_1.2, whole genome shotgun sequence contains:
- the LOC137840260 gene encoding ankyrin repeat and BTB/POZ domain-containing protein 2-like, yielding MRSPDFDCSNTTPKLCKAKMKALQQAAYYSAEHGYLDITMELREMGVAWRRHIWLESLRRAQQLFQDEVIISLLTEFRSIKSEDDTPELVSEGIPLIFNMLENSKVPTHAQ